DNA sequence from the Leptolyngbya sp. SIO1E4 genome:
GTCACCGATAATCGCCAGCACACGAGTTTTGCCTGATTGAGCGGCGGGCGCAGTCGCGGTAACGGGAATGTTGATGGGCGATCTCGATATGCGGATGGGGACACCGCCATATTCTGCACCAATTTCCCAGGTCTCCCAGGGCAAGCGGGCAATCTCAATCGGGGTGCAGGTGAGAAAGAGATCGACGGGCGCTTCCTTCGCGGTAATGCTTAGGGTGCGACGAATGTCTGTGAGTTCTCCTTGCTTTAGCCAGCGATGAAACTCCAGTAGTAATTGCCCCTCCGCATCGACGAGATGCTGATGCCAGTCCACCGGAGTTGCCGCTACCCCGGTGGCTCCGGGTCTTCCCCGCAAGGCTGTTTTTTCTCCCAGTTGCTCGCCTTCGACTGGAGCCGCGGTCCCCGCCTGCCCTCGCAGGGCTTGTCGATAAAAGTTGAGATAGGCCCGCTGCCACTGCTGATAGCGAGTCTCTAGCTGAGCCGGATAGAACACCTGGGCTTGCAGGCACTGCGATCGCCCCCAAGTCAGCTCAAAGAGACAGACCGAGTGGATTTGTTGGATTTTGAGTCGATACACCATGACCGCTATGTCTCCGGCTGAAATCCAAAGGCTGGCAAGGTCAAGGGTTCATCGCTATGGGGGGCAAAAATCTCCAAATCAAAGGTTTCATCCCAGCGACCAAACACCTGGGCATACAAATAGGCAGCCTCAGAGCGGGCTGAAAAGGTTTCTTCTACCAGCACTGACTCCGCATCCCGAATCCGGATCCGGATGCCAGCGGGCAAGATTTCCCCCGGCATAGGGCCGAGAAACACGAGCAAACTCCACTCAGGAGTTGGGCCTTCTAAAACACTCCAGATGAGGGCATAAAGACGCAAAGGCACCGCCGCCACAGAGACTTCCTTATAGGCGGCTCGGGCTCGTTGAGGAACCTGCAAACTGCGGGGCTGCACCTCTTGCAAAATGGACTCCAGTTCTTGGGTGGGCGATCGCAGTTCACTGGCGGGCATGAGCGGATCTAGCAGCGTCCAGGCAAACTGTTGGGCAACGTCATCGAGTTGGTTGTTGAGCCAGCGACCGGCATTCATCACTGCTTGGCCTAGGGCTTGGGGACGAGGTTGGTGCGCTGCCTGGGTGTCCAAAGCCGGTAAGTGATTGAGCTGAAACAAGACCCGATCCGGCGGCAGAGTAAAGGCTGTGAGGGGCAAAACGTATTCGCCAGCGGTACTGAGCACGGTGGAACGAGCGGCAATGTGCTGACTTTCGAGGCCGCGCAGCACCTTAATTTGACTCAGTTCTTCTTGCACTTCGACCAGGAGCCAAAGGTCAATGGCGGTGGCACCGGCGATCGCGGCTCGGGGAATTGCAACGGCTTCGGTGGGTAGGCTGCGCACGATCGCCACGCCGACCCGCCAGCCATTCACTTGCAGCATCGAGGTGATGGTAGCCGGTTGGCGATCGCTGAGCCGAATATTGAAGGGGATACTGCCCGTTTCGAGCCAGTGACGTACGCCAACTAACGCCAGCGATCGCAGGTAGCAGTCCCACTGCTTGTCGCCATCGGGAACGCCCTGGCAGCGGCGCAAAGCCTGCTCGATTAGGGGTTCTGGTAAGACCGTGACCTCTGCTAAGGAGGAGAAATCGGGTCGGGTAGACAAGAGACTAACCATGATGTGTGCTCACTCAAAGAATAACGACAGGGGGACAATTAAGGAGAAATTGTCAGGTGCTGTAGACTGGCGCAAAGCTGCCGTGCAAAGCGGCTGTTAGCAGTGCGGTTGTGGGGGATTTTGGCTTCGGACTCGGCTTCGTCAATCAGCCGGTCCGCTTCTTCAGCTAGCAAAGCGTCCAGGCGATCGCCCAGCGCCTGCAACTGTTCGGCAGAGGTAAAGTCCAGGGCGGTCTCGCGCACGCGAGATTGGAGCTGGCTCAGCAGCGCACTCCGCACGTCGGCCCGAAAGCGTTTCAAATTCATCAGGCGAGTGACGGCGACTTGATTGGTCAGGCCTAGTTTGGGGGCGATCGCTTTCATTCCCTCGCCTTCGCAGTGAAACAGGTGCAGCGCTTTGAGAAAGGCGTCCGCTTTCGGAGGCCGTTTGCACCGAAACTGGTCACAGTAGGCTTGCAGCGTGTC
Encoded proteins:
- a CDS encoding DUF1822 family protein, whose amino-acid sequence is MVSLLSTRPDFSSLAEVTVLPEPLIEQALRRCQGVPDGDKQWDCYLRSLALVGVRHWLETGSIPFNIRLSDRQPATITSMLQVNGWRVGVAIVRSLPTEAVAIPRAAIAGATAIDLWLLVEVQEELSQIKVLRGLESQHIAARSTVLSTAGEYVLPLTAFTLPPDRVLFQLNHLPALDTQAAHQPRPQALGQAVMNAGRWLNNQLDDVAQQFAWTLLDPLMPASELRSPTQELESILQEVQPRSLQVPQRARAAYKEVSVAAVPLRLYALIWSVLEGPTPEWSLLVFLGPMPGEILPAGIRIRIRDAESVLVEETFSARSEAAYLYAQVFGRWDETFDLEIFAPHSDEPLTLPAFGFQPET